The following is a genomic window from Methylomarinum vadi.
GATGCAAACTTTCTGGAATTTACGATCGGAATGCCTAGGCCCCACATGCAGGCATTTTTGACTGTCGCGCGCCAACAGCAATGTATCATTATCGTCAGGGCGACCGGGCCCACCTGCCACGGTTTGCTGGAAGAAGGCTACGACACTAAAGGCTACCGTATTCACGGCAAATCCTGCGACTGGGGCCCCATGGCCGGTTTCGTCATGCGAGATCCGCGGTTAAATAAATACGGTATGGGCAAGGCCGGCTTCAACCGCGCCAAGCATCGCGAAGCCTTGGTGCTCGACAACGAAGGACAGGGATGGAAAGCATCCGTTACGCCCCTCAAAATTTCGCAACGTCGAATCGACTGGTTGATGACTCACGGCTACATCAACCCGGTCAGGAAAGGCGATCGCTTGGACGGAACCGCCACTCATCCTTCAGGAATCTCATTCAAATACAGTTTGATACCGGAACCCAACAATCCTGGTTTATTCGGCGTCTACTTCGATCAGACCGAGCTGCATAATAGGTGGATGCAAGAAAAAGGCGGTGCCGTGGTTCATTATCATCCCAAGTATGGTGCATCGTACGAACCCATGCTGGCGATGACCAATCCGCCAGGACATCGTTCCTACCGTGGCGAGACGTATTTGAATGCCATCACTGGCGACTATGATTTATTCGCCATTTGGCCGTTTGTCGGAAGTTATGACGCCAGCGCTTACGGCCTCGATCATCGCCCCCTCGGCACAGTAAAGGGTTCTGTCACTCAAGCCGAACGGG
Proteins encoded in this region:
- a CDS encoding anthrax toxin-like adenylyl cyclase domain-containing protein, translated to MNINDANFLEFTIGMPRPHMQAFLTVARQQQCIIIVRATGPTCHGLLEEGYDTKGYRIHGKSCDWGPMAGFVMRDPRLNKYGMGKAGFNRAKHREALVLDNEGQGWKASVTPLKISQRRIDWLMTHGYINPVRKGDRLDGTATHPSGISFKYSLIPEPNNPGLFGVYFDQTELHNRWMQEKGGAVVHYHPKYGASYEPMLAMTNPPGHRSYRGETYLNAITGDYDLFAIWPFVGSYDASAYGLDHRPLGTVKGSVTQAERDNVENLERHFTEGGQGTKLGNITPRIYLICQLVNSIIAKQQVLWHSDEAARPFLDDVDLPVMAFTPAGNYVGIESIFDFKVFISYCDEAGIKVTLSNAWAQEPTAQKPNRLGASYAGYVPADGVRIIVPDWYNA